The following proteins are encoded in a genomic region of Musa acuminata AAA Group cultivar baxijiao chromosome BXJ2-11, Cavendish_Baxijiao_AAA, whole genome shotgun sequence:
- the LOC103970227 gene encoding ammonium transporter 1 member 2: protein MSSCTSDLAPLLGGVANSSAAADYICNQFTDAGFAIDTTYLLFSAYLVFAMQLGFAMLCAGSVRAKNTMNIMLTNVLDAAAGGLFYYLFGFAFAFGGPSNGFIGKHFFGLKEVPQPSFDYSNFLYQWAFAIAAAGITSGSIAERTQFVAYLIYSSFLTGFVYPVVSHWFWSGDGWAAAARNAGESLLFETGVIDFAGSGVVHMVGGIAGLWGALIEGPRIGRFDHAGRSVNLRGHSATLVVLGTFLLWFGWYGFNPGSFNIIFRTYGPSGSIHGQWSAVGRTAVTTTLAGCTAALTTLFGKRLQTGHWNVLDVCNGLLGGFAAITSGCSVVDPWAAIVCGFVSAWVLIGLNKLAAKLKFDDPLEAAQLHGGCGAWGIIFTALFAREKYVNEVYPGRPGRPYGLFMGGGGRLLGAHIVQILVITGWVSCTMGPLFFALHKLNLLRISAEDELAGMDLTRHGGFAYDYHDEDPSAHGGSPRGGFMLKSSPTPVKPKANQTATANQV, encoded by the exons ATGTCGTCGTGCACGTCAGATCTGGCGCCGCTCCTTGGCGGCGTTGCCAACTCGTCGGCGGCAGCCGACTACATCTGCAACCAGTTCACGGACGCCGGCTTCGCCATCGACACCACCTACCTTCTCTTCTCCGCCTACCTCGTGTTCGCCATGCAGCTCGGCTTCGCTATGCTTTGCGCCGGCTCCGTGCGCGCCAAGAACACCATGAACATCATGCTCACCAACGTGCTCGACGCCGCGGCCGGCGGTCTCTTCTACTACCTCTTCGGGTTCGCCTTTGCCTTCGGCGGTCCCTCGAACGGCTTCATCGGGAAGCACTTCTTCGGCCTCAAGGAGGTGCCGCAGCCCAGCTTCGACTACTCCAACTTCCTCTACCAATGGGCCTTCGCCATCGCAGCCGCCGGTATCACCTCCGGCTCCATCGCCGAGCGCACCCAGTTCGTGGCCTACCTCATTTACTCCTCCTTCCTCACCGGCTTCGTCTACCCCGTCGTCTCCCACTG GTTCTGGTCGGGCGACGGGTGGGCTGCCGCGGCGAGGAACGCCGGGGAGTCGCTGTTGTTCGAGACCGGAGTGATCGACTTCGCGGGGTCGGGCGTGGTGCACATGGTGGGAGGCATCGCGGGGCTGTGGGGCGCCCTCATCGAGGGCCCCCGCATCGGGCGCTTCGACCACGCCGGCCGCTCCGTGAACCTCCGCGGTCACTCTGCCACCCTGGTGGTGCTCGGCACCTTCCTCCTCTGGTTCGGCTGGTACGGCTTCAACCCAGGCTCCTTCAACATCATCTTCCGGACCTACGGCCCCAGCGGCTCCATCCACGGCCAGTGGTCCGCCGTTGGCCGCACCGCCGTCACCACCACCCTCGCCGGCTGCACCGCCGCCCTCACCACCCTCTTTGGGAAGCGCCTCCAGACGGGCCACTGGAACGTGCTCGACGTCTGCAACGGCCTCCTCGGCGGCTTCGCGGCCATCACATCTGGCTGCTCCGTGGTCGACCCGTGGGCCGCCATCGTCTGCGGCTTCGTCTCCGCCTGGGTTCTCATCGGCCTTAACAAGCTCGCCGCCAAGCTCAAGTTCGATGATCCCCTCGAGGCCGCGCAGCTGCACGGCGGCTGTGGCGCGTGGGGGATCATCTTCACTGCGCTCTTCGCTCGGGAAAAGTACGTGAACGAGGTGTACCCGGGGCGGCCGGGGCGGCCCTACGGGCTATTCATGGGCGGGGGCGGGCGGCTGTTGGGCGCCCACATCGTACAGATCCTGGTGATCACCGGGTGGGTGAGTTGCACCATGGGCCCGTTGTTCTTCGCGCTGCACAAGCTCAACCTGCTCAGGATCTCCGCCGAGGACGAGTTGGCCGGGATGGACCTCACCCGGCACGGCGGCTTCGCCTACGACTACCACGACGAGGACCCCAGCGCACACGGCGGCAGCCCCAGAGGCGGGTTCATGCTCAAGTCCTCGCCGACGCCGGTGAAGCCGAAGGCCAACCAGACGGCCACCGCCAACCAGGTGTAA